Below is a genomic region from Granulicella sibirica.
AGACGGCCCAGCTTGCGTCCGCTGTCGCGGTACTGCTCGATGGTGTCCTCGTTGTGGATGCCGGTGATGAGGCGCTCGTAGGCGATGAACAGGAGGGCGAGGCCGGGGGACTCGTAGATGCCGCGGCTCTTGGCTTCGATGATGCGGTTTTCAATCTGGTCGCTCATGCCGAGGCCGTGACGGCCACCGATGCGGTTGGCTTCTAACATCAGTTCGACGGGGTCGGGGTATTCCGTTCCGTTGAGGGCGACGGGGAAGCCTTCTTCGAAGCGAATGGTGATTTCTTCGCGCTTGACCTCGACGTCATCCTTCCAAAAGGCAGTGCCCATGATGGGGACGACGATCTTCATGCTGCTGGTGAGGAGTTCGAGGTCCTTGGCTTCGTGGGTTGCGCCGAGGATGTTGGAGTCGGTGGAGTAGGCTTTTTCGGCGGACATCTTGTAGCCGAAGCCTGCCTTCGTCATGAAGGCGGACATCTCGGCGCGACCGCCTAGCTCGTCGATGAAGGCGGCGTCGAGCCAGGGCTTGTAGACCTTGAGGTCGGGGTTGACGAGGAGGCCGTAGCGGTAGAAGCGCTCGATGTCGTTGCCCTTGAAGGTTGAGCCGTCTCCCCAGATGTTGACGTCGTCTTCCTTCATGGCGGTGACGAGCATGGTGCCGGTGACGGCGCGGCCGATGGGGGTGGTGTTGAAGTAGGTGACGCCGGCGGTGGTGATGTGGAAGGCGCCGGACTGGAGGGCGGCGATGCCTTCTCGGACGAGAGGGCCGCGGCAGTCGATGAGTCGGGCTTTTTCGGCTCCGTACTCGATGGCCTTGCGGGGGATCTCGTCGTAGTCGGCTTCGTCGGGCTGGCCGAGGTTGGCGGTGTAGGCGTAGGGGATGGCACCCTTCTGCTTCATCCAGTGGAGGGCGGCGGAGGTGTCGAGGCCGCCGGAGAAGGCTATGCCTACTTTTTGGTTGAGGGGTAGGGATTCTAGGATTACGGACATAGAACAAGGACCTCTTGATTCAGTGAAAGGATCGACGAATAACGGCTATTTCCCGGGGCGCAGCCCCTCAGGGCTTAGTTGACGCATGATGGTCCGGCAGCGTGGTGAACTTCTCCCACATCAAGGCAACGTGTTCGGATGGTAACCACCCGGCAGGTATCCGGTTTTCTGGTGGCGCTTCAGTAGGTGGCTGGAATAAGAGATCGACAGCCTCTGCAAGCGGTCGGTTCCCACTGTCAAGAGATCCGTTTATTTCCTTCCGGAAAAATGCGTTGTAACCCTCGGTTTTCGCAATGGTAGCCGGAGATTGCTTCAGTAGACGGTTATGAAGGACGGTGTCTAACCATGCGAGAATCAGGTCTGTCGCGTCTTCGTTGCAAAAGTGATTGGCATCGTTCTGTGTGGCGAACAGCCAAGGTGCGCCTAACTGCCAGTACCTGGAAAAGTGAGCATA
It encodes:
- the argG gene encoding argininosuccinate synthase → MSVILESLPLNQKVGIAFSGGLDTSAALHWMKQKGAIPYAYTANLGQPDEADYDEIPRKAIEYGAEKARLIDCRGPLVREGIAALQSGAFHITTAGVTYFNTTPIGRAVTGTMLVTAMKEDDVNIWGDGSTFKGNDIERFYRYGLLVNPDLKVYKPWLDAAFIDELGGRAEMSAFMTKAGFGYKMSAEKAYSTDSNILGATHEAKDLELLTSSMKIVVPIMGTAFWKDDVEVKREEITIRFEEGFPVALNGTEYPDPVELMLEANRIGGRHGLGMSDQIENRIIEAKSRGIYESPGLALLFIAYERLITGIHNEDTIEQYRDSGRKLGRLVYQGRWFDPQAIMLREAAQRWVAKPVTGSVTLELRRGNDYSILNTDSPNLTFQPERLTMEKGESTFSPRDRIGQLTMRNLDITDTRAKLLTYAQTGLLTLSKGTEMPQLNSATKEN